A genomic stretch from Actinomycetota bacterium includes:
- a CDS encoding type II toxin-antitoxin system PemK/MazF family toxin — MAVVRRGEIWWVDFGDPIGSAPAYRRPAAIVSSDRFNRSKVATVIVAAVTSNLRLADSPGNVALAPGDGGLPMPSVINITQLLSIGRDLLLGQAGRLAPAHLRALDQGLRLVLDL, encoded by the coding sequence ATGGCAGTGGTGAGGCGCGGCGAGATCTGGTGGGTGGATTTTGGCGACCCGATCGGTTCGGCCCCGGCATACCGCAGACCTGCAGCCATTGTGTCGTCCGACCGCTTCAATCGATCCAAGGTGGCCACCGTCATCGTGGCAGCGGTGACCTCCAACCTGCGGTTGGCGGACTCCCCCGGCAACGTCGCCCTGGCGCCTGGCGACGGGGGTCTCCCCATGCCATCGGTGATCAATATCACCCAGCTGCTGAGCATCGGCCGGGACCTGCTTCTGGGCCAGGCTGGGCGGCTGGCGCCGGCACATCTTCGTGCCCTCGATCAGGGACTCCGCCTGGTCCTCGACCTGTAG